Proteins encoded within one genomic window of Marasmius oreades isolate 03SP1 chromosome 4, whole genome shotgun sequence:
- a CDS encoding uncharacterized protein (BUSCO:EOG092619VG): MESPRDEEAGNGASPPQRPRSSLSSLIIAILLIMLLTSHNSEEFLARHQYQDALQKLAYQLGNYTAWMNGTAAEFNITRNTYLMPLLHYLLPHNGTIDPRVSSYYPNITGFLHGEVKYHNLSQESLERSSFPWVPSARLYVDNTSINQTRNGSEVALKLGSWNWTAPEEIAISVVEKEPLYTYANHPISLIHGRIEFADNNTSEELKFDLEGIHFIDNGTIYAFAEPQGRSLDIRYLPAIVPDYLQNDTAHLIEPELTTRMEKLKYLIDAGIIEQEVSPTSEAPRTSCSFQLFAQLDSVNIPAILMQEYESEMQNPTGIRPVIPSTLSMKAILVSKECEIMYKINNVTSTRLKAFFRKITTYSGTAAVAYLAILVFLTRQMTRSSTPTGLSRVSRWTFLTQTTIDALSFAGHITFAILTEGRPSISLIAPGFIACITFIYEAQFAMLIHQIQIPEDAVAVQPRPPPTMPTPTSSAQNATPTANTDPVSISPPASNRAEENIAPQTATQPTLPQTQSTSFWGFVWQQIRTDPQARLWVILFVFLTTFVRIFLSPTLTLLFVAITYSMIWVPQIIRSVRRGRNSGLSKEYIIGTSVARLFLLLYFLTCPKNVLEIKRRAWAYPLTGFVCLQASVLILQEIFGPSFFLPKKFATVKTYDYHPHMPLPDPEAPEQTLGDCAICMDAIHIDPSLRNRTQEKDADPGWDVKASGALTGSTKRKATRSTNVMGAGGLLDAVQKGVGSAVNRQYYSLAPCHHLFHTACLERWLAIKNICPQCRRPLPAL; this comes from the exons ATGGAAAGCCCGCGAGATGAAGAAGCTGGAAACGGTGCTTCTCCGCCCCAACGGCCAAGAAGCTCTCTTTCCTCACTGATTATCGCTATTCTTCTAATAATGCTCCTCACAAGTCACAACAGCGAAGAATTCCTTGCTCGACATCAATACCAGGATGCTCTGCAAAAGCTGGCATATCAGTTGGGAAACTATACGGCTTGGATGAACGGTACTGCCGCTGAGTTTAACATC ACCAGAAATACATATCTTATGCCTCTCTTGCACTATCTTTTACCTCACAATGGAACCATAGATCCTCGTGTTTCCTCGTACTACCCCAACATTACTGGTTTTCTCCATGGAGAGGTTAAATACCACAACCTCTCCCAGGAATCGTTGGAACGGTCCTCCTTTCCATGGGTACCGTCGGCTCGATTATACGTCGACAACACGTCTATCAATCAAACGAGAAACGGTTCAGAAGTTGCACTCAAACTAGGGTCCTGGAACTGGACCGCTCCGGAGGAAATTGCGATCAGTGTCGTGGAGAAAGAGCCTCTCTATACATACGCCAACCATCCAATCAGCCTCATTCAT GGTAGAATTGAATTCGCGGATAATAACACCTCCGAAGAACTCAAGTTCGATCTGGAAGGCATTCATTTTATTGACAATGGCACAATATACGCTTTCGCCGAACCTCAGGG GCGTTCTTTGGATATCCGTTATTTACCTGCTATAGTTCCCGACTATCTCCAGAACGACACAGCGCATCTGATAGAGCCAGAGCTTACAACTCGAATGGAAAAATTAAAGTACCTGATTGACGCTGGGATCATAGAACAGGAAGTTTCTCCTACTA GTGAAGCCCCCCGAACGTCCTGCTCCTTCCAGCTCTTTGCTCAGCTGGATTCCGTCAATATACCAGCCATCCTCATGCAAGAATACGAGTCAGAAATGCAGAACCCCACTGGTATCCGACCGGTCATCCCCTCAACACTTTCAATGAAGGCAATACTGGTCAGTAAAGAATGTGAAATCATGTACAAAATAAACAATGTGACGAGCACAAG GTTGAAGGCTTTTTTCCGCAAGATTACCACAT ACTCCGGAACTGCGGCAGTCGCCTATCTTGCCATACTTGTCTTCTTGACTCGTCAAATGACCCGGAGTTCCACCCCTACCGGTCTATCCAGGGTTTCCCGATGGACGTTTTTAACGCAAACCACCATCGATGCGCTGTCCTTCGCAGGACATATCACTTTTGCGATTCTGACGGAAGGCAGGCCCTCAATTTCTCTTATTGCTCCAGGCTTCATAGCCTGCATCACGTTTATATACGAGGCG CAGTTCGCTATGTTGATTCACCAAATTCAGATACCTGAAGACGCAGTCGCTGTGCAGCCTCGGCCACCTCCAACGATGCCGACGCCTACCTCTTCCGCGCAAAATGCCACACCCACTGCCAATACTGATCCCGTGTCAATTTCCCCGCCGGCTTCTAACCGAGCAGAGGAAAATATTGCTCCTCAGACAGCTACCCAACCGACTCTCCCTCAAACTCAATCCACATCGTTCTGGGGATTTGtctggcaacaaattcggACAGATCCGCAGGCCAGGCTAT GGGTCATATTATTCGTATTTTTAACGACTTTCGTTCGGATATTCCTGTCACCAACCTTGACATTATTATTTGTGGCGATTACCTATTCCATGATTTGGGTACCTCAAATCATCCGATCCGttaggagaggaagaaatagTGGTCTCTCCAAAGAGTATATTATTGGTACCAGTGTTGCTCGTTTGTTTCTGCTACTGT ATTTCCTTACCTGCCCTAAGAATGTTTTGGAGATAAAACGTCGTG CTTGGGCATATCCTTTGACAGGATTTGTATGTTTGCAGGCATCAGTGCTGATTTTGCAAGAGATTTTTGGCCCTTCATTCTTCTTGCCCAAGAAA TTTGCTACTGTTAAAACCTATGACTACCACCCCCACATGCCCCTTCCTGACCCAGAAGCTCCTGAGCAAACACTTGGCGATTGTGCTATCTGTATGGACGCTATTCATATCGACCCTTCGTTGCGAAACCGTACTCAAGAGAAAGATGCGGATCCGGGCTGGGATGTGAAAGCTTCGGGAGCCCTCACTGGTTCCACAAAACGGAAGGCGACTCGAAGCACCAATGTGATGGGTGCAGGAGGGCTATTAGACGCTGTTCAGAAGGGTGTGGGGAGTGCTGTTAACCGACAATACTACAGTCTTGCACCTTGTCATCACCTCTTT CACACGGCCTGTCTAGAGCGT TGGCTTGCTATCAAG AATATTTGTCCGCAATGTCGGCGACCACTACCGGCTCTATAA
- a CDS encoding uncharacterized protein (BUSCO:EOG092619VG), with the protein MESPRDEEAGNGASPPQRPRSSLSSLIIAILLIMLLTSHNSEEFLARHQYQDALQKLAYQLGNYTAWMNGTAAEFNITRNTYLMPLLHYLLPHNGTIDPRVSSYYPNITGFLHGEVKYHNLSQESLERSSFPWVPSARLYVDNTSINQTRNGSEVALKLGSWNWTAPEEIAISVVEKEPLYTYANHPISLIHGRIEFADNNTSEELKFDLEGIHFIDNGTIYAFAEPQGRSLDIRYLPAIVPDYLQNDTAHLIEPELTTRMEKLKYLIDAGIIEQEVSPTTPRTSCSFQLFAQLDSVNIPAILMQEYESEMQNPTGIRPVIPSTLSMKAILVSKECEIMYKINNVTSTRLKAFFRKITTYSGTAAVAYLAILVFLTRQMTRSSTPTGLSRVSRWTFLTQTTIDALSFAGHITFAILTEGRPSISLIAPGFIACITFIYEAQFAMLIHQIQIPEDAVAVQPRPPPTMPTPTSSAQNATPTANTDPVSISPPASNRAEENIAPQTATQPTLPQTQSTSFWGFVWQQIRTDPQARLWVILFVFLTTFVRIFLSPTLTLLFVAITYSMIWVPQIIRSVRRGRNSGLSKEYIIGTSVARLFLLLYFLTCPKNVLEIKRRAWAYPLTGFVCLQASVLILQEIFGPSFFLPKKFATVKTYDYHPHMPLPDPEAPEQTLGDCAICMDAIHIDPSLRNRTQEKDADPGWDVKASGALTGSTKRKATRSTNVMGAGGLLDAVQKGVGSAVNRQYYSLAPCHHLFHTACLELACYQEYLSAMSATTTGSIIHVFERILYIYYIHPVSCIPISSSSNINLSSTTMSPDRKMARRCFIKEQRKIYM; encoded by the exons ATGGAAAGCCCGCGAGATGAAGAAGCTGGAAACGGTGCTTCTCCGCCCCAACGGCCAAGAAGCTCTCTTTCCTCACTGATTATCGCTATTCTTCTAATAATGCTCCTCACAAGTCACAACAGCGAAGAATTCCTTGCTCGACATCAATACCAGGATGCTCTGCAAAAGCTGGCATATCAGTTGGGAAACTATACGGCTTGGATGAACGGTACTGCCGCTGAGTTTAACATC ACCAGAAATACATATCTTATGCCTCTCTTGCACTATCTTTTACCTCACAATGGAACCATAGATCCTCGTGTTTCCTCGTACTACCCCAACATTACTGGTTTTCTCCATGGAGAGGTTAAATACCACAACCTCTCCCAGGAATCGTTGGAACGGTCCTCCTTTCCATGGGTACCGTCGGCTCGATTATACGTCGACAACACGTCTATCAATCAAACGAGAAACGGTTCAGAAGTTGCACTCAAACTAGGGTCCTGGAACTGGACCGCTCCGGAGGAAATTGCGATCAGTGTCGTGGAGAAAGAGCCTCTCTATACATACGCCAACCATCCAATCAGCCTCATTCAT GGTAGAATTGAATTCGCGGATAATAACACCTCCGAAGAACTCAAGTTCGATCTGGAAGGCATTCATTTTATTGACAATGGCACAATATACGCTTTCGCCGAACCTCAGGG GCGTTCTTTGGATATCCGTTATTTACCTGCTATAGTTCCCGACTATCTCCAGAACGACACAGCGCATCTGATAGAGCCAGAGCTTACAACTCGAATGGAAAAATTAAAGTACCTGATTGACGCTGGGATCATAGAACAGGAAGTTTCTCCTACTA CCCCCCGAACGTCCTGCTCCTTCCAGCTCTTTGCTCAGCTGGATTCCGTCAATATACCAGCCATCCTCATGCAAGAATACGAGTCAGAAATGCAGAACCCCACTGGTATCCGACCGGTCATCCCCTCAACACTTTCAATGAAGGCAATACTGGTCAGTAAAGAATGTGAAATCATGTACAAAATAAACAATGTGACGAGCACAAG GTTGAAGGCTTTTTTCCGCAAGATTACCACAT ACTCCGGAACTGCGGCAGTCGCCTATCTTGCCATACTTGTCTTCTTGACTCGTCAAATGACCCGGAGTTCCACCCCTACCGGTCTATCCAGGGTTTCCCGATGGACGTTTTTAACGCAAACCACCATCGATGCGCTGTCCTTCGCAGGACATATCACTTTTGCGATTCTGACGGAAGGCAGGCCCTCAATTTCTCTTATTGCTCCAGGCTTCATAGCCTGCATCACGTTTATATACGAGGCG CAGTTCGCTATGTTGATTCACCAAATTCAGATACCTGAAGACGCAGTCGCTGTGCAGCCTCGGCCACCTCCAACGATGCCGACGCCTACCTCTTCCGCGCAAAATGCCACACCCACTGCCAATACTGATCCCGTGTCAATTTCCCCGCCGGCTTCTAACCGAGCAGAGGAAAATATTGCTCCTCAGACAGCTACCCAACCGACTCTCCCTCAAACTCAATCCACATCGTTCTGGGGATTTGtctggcaacaaattcggACAGATCCGCAGGCCAGGCTAT GGGTCATATTATTCGTATTTTTAACGACTTTCGTTCGGATATTCCTGTCACCAACCTTGACATTATTATTTGTGGCGATTACCTATTCCATGATTTGGGTACCTCAAATCATCCGATCCGttaggagaggaagaaatagTGGTCTCTCCAAAGAGTATATTATTGGTACCAGTGTTGCTCGTTTGTTTCTGCTACTGT ATTTCCTTACCTGCCCTAAGAATGTTTTGGAGATAAAACGTCGTG CTTGGGCATATCCTTTGACAGGATTTGTATGTTTGCAGGCATCAGTGCTGATTTTGCAAGAGATTTTTGGCCCTTCATTCTTCTTGCCCAAGAAA TTTGCTACTGTTAAAACCTATGACTACCACCCCCACATGCCCCTTCCTGACCCAGAAGCTCCTGAGCAAACACTTGGCGATTGTGCTATCTGTATGGACGCTATTCATATCGACCCTTCGTTGCGAAACCGTACTCAAGAGAAAGATGCGGATCCGGGCTGGGATGTGAAAGCTTCGGGAGCCCTCACTGGTTCCACAAAACGGAAGGCGACTCGAAGCACCAATGTGATGGGTGCAGGAGGGCTATTAGACGCTGTTCAGAAGGGTGTGGGGAGTGCTGTTAACCGACAATACTACAGTCTTGCACCTTGTCATCACCTCTTT CACACGGCCTGTCTAGAGC TGGCTTGCTATCAAG AATATTTGTCCGCAATGTCGGCGACCACTACCGGCTCTATAATTCATGTTTTTGAACGCATTTTGTACATCTATTATATTCATCCCGTATCCTGTATTCCCATTAGTAGCTCTAGCAACATAAATTTGAGCTCGACGACGATGTCACCCGATAGGAAAATGGCCAGACGTTGTTTCATAAAAGAGCAGCGCAAGATCTATATGTAG
- the ARG1 gene encoding argininosuccinate synthetase (BUSCO:EOG09262A8G), translating to MSAKPGRVLLAYSGGLDTSCILAWLIEQGYEVYAFMADVGQEEDFVAAEKKALKVGAKKFFLEDMKREFVTELIYPAVQANCIYENVYLLGTSLARPVIARGMISVAEREGCDFVSHGCTGKGNDQVRFELAFYGLKPDIKVVAPWRIPAFYNRFAGRSALLAYAAEKNIPVAQTAAQPWSTDENLFHISYEAGILEDPNTTPPADMWKLTASPEEAPQTPERLTIEFKAGLPIKVVVDSGKTYTDGVEIFLALNDLARKHGIGRIDIVENRFIGVKSRGCYESPGATILRAAHVDLEGLTLDRNVRALRDQFVTVELSNILYNGHFFTPEREFITSAIPASQRTVNGVVKVKLYKGNVIIEGRVSDEGLYDPRQSSMDELGGFEPTDTTGFIQIESIRIKKWAQSNIKKGQAGVEPKDVYYTRI from the exons ATGTCTGCAAAGCCTGGACGCGTGCTGCTTGCCTACTCTGGTGGATTGG ACACCTCCTGCATCCTTGCCTGGCTGATCGAGCAGGGATACGAAGTGTATGCATTTATGGCAGATGTTGGCCAGGAAGAG GATTTTGTTGCGGCAGAGAAAAAAGCTCTCAAAGTTGGAGCGAAGAAATTTTTCTTGGAG GACATGAAACGGGAGTTTGTCACAGAGTTGATTTATCCAGCTGTTCAAGCGAACTGTATCTATGAG AATGTATATCTACTTGGAACATCTCTTGCTCGACCCGTTATTGCTCGCGGAATGATTTCTGTTGCTGAGAGGGAAGGATGCGA CTTCGTCTCTCATGGCTGCACCGGAAAAGGAAATGATCAAGTCCGATTCGAGCTCGCCTTTTACGGGCTCAAACCTGATATTAAGGTCGTCGCTCCCTGGCGGATTCCAG CGTTCTACAATCGATTTGCCGGTCGATCAGCACTTCTTGCATACGCCGCCGAAAAAAACATCCCTGTCGCACAGACAGCCGCTCAACCCTGGTCGACAGACGAAAACCTTTTCCACATATCTTATGAAGCCGGCATCCTCGAAGATCCGAACACAACCCCTCCTGCCGATATGTGGAAGCTGACCGCTTCCCCCGAAGAAGCTCCTCAAACTCCCGAACGCCTCACTATCGAATTCAAAGCCGGCCTTCCGATTAAGGTTGTGGTCGACAGCGGCAAGACCTACACGGATGGTGTTGAGATTTTCCTCGCTCTCAATGACCTGGCAAGGAAGCACGGTATCGGCCGTATCGATATCGTCGAGAACCGATTCATCGGCGTCAAGTCACGAGGGTGCTACGAATCTCCTGGTGCTACAATTCTTCGTGCTGCTCACGTCGACCTTGAGGGTCTTACTCTCGATAGGAATGTACGAGCTTTGCGAGACCAATTTGTTACGGTCGAACTTAGCAACATCTTGTACAACGGTCACTTCTTCACACCCGAACGCGAGTTCATCACATCTGCCATCCCTGCCAGTCAGAGGACTGTCAACGGTGTGGTTAAAGTCAAGCTTTACAAAGGGAATGTCATTATTGAAGGTCGTGTAAGTGACGAG GGACTTTATGACCCACGGCAATCCTCCATGGATGAACTAGGAGGCTTTGAGCCCACTGATACCACCGGTTTTATTCAAATCGAATCCATCAGGATCAAAAA ATGGGCTCAATCCAATATCAAAAAAGGCCAGGCCGGCGTCGAACCAAAAGATGTATATTACACTCGCATCTAA